The Toxorhynchites rutilus septentrionalis strain SRP chromosome 3, ASM2978413v1, whole genome shotgun sequence genome includes a region encoding these proteins:
- the LOC129773415 gene encoding uncharacterized protein LOC129773415, translated as MNYGRKTPSTYRSTPSVYSHITSRSQSNLHSQRSRSMKSIRIPWYQKPILHNNKYMDIQRGAIITGTFSIFIALFTIITSVFDIYCLVMAAPGSTHYGYYVISYEFVYVGNKHVRNALMIAALFSLICALVILITSIMLVHALRKEHENRIVPWLWTFAIFTIFRFLALLLFSIVNDLIFAYNILITLIWIVIVIASIYGWLLVYSLYLELADLTKLEDLAHLRMGTMQSLNASVAHSLAGSRPTTPHSTVSTMPVGGIV; from the coding sequence ATGAATTACGGTCGGAAGACTCCGTCGACCTACAGGTCGACTCCGTCGGTCTACTCGCACATCACGAGTAGATCACAATCGAATCTGCACTCGCAGCGATCGCGATCGATGAAATCGATCCGGATACCGTGGTATCAGAAGCCGATTCTGCACAATAACAAATACATGGACATCCAGCGGGGTGCGATAATTACTGGCACTTTTTCGATCTTCATAGCACTGTTCACGATTATCACTTCCGTCTTCGACATATACTGTCTGGTAATGGCTGCTCCCGGATCCACACACTACGGATACTACGTCATTTCGTATGAATTTGTGTACGTAGGCAACAAACACGTGCGAAATGCCCTAATGATCGCGGCACTATTCTCCTTAATCTGTGCGCTCGTAATCCTTATAACCAGCATAATGTTGGTTCACGCGCTGCGCAAGGAACACGAGAATCGAATTGTGCCCTGGCTGTGGACATTCGCCATCTTCACGATATTCAGATTTTTGGCTCTGCTGCTATTTTCGATCGTCAACGATCTCATCTTCGCGTATAACATTCTAATCACCCTCATCTGGATCGTAATTGTGATTGCATCCATCTATGGGTGGTTGCTGGTGTACTCGCTCTACCTGGAACTAGCCGACCTGACGAAGCTGGAGGATCTCGCTCATCTCCGGATGGGTACGATGCAGTCGCTCAACGCTTCGGTGGCGCACTCGCTAGCCGGGTCACGTCCCACGACACCACACAGCACGGTATCCACTATGCCGGTGGGAGGAATAGTCTAG